One window of Catonella massiliensis genomic DNA carries:
- the rapZ gene encoding RNase adapter RapZ, with translation MISSKLVIITGMSGAGKTTAIKSLEDAGYLCVDNLPVDFLVDFAKLTKAKGEHIGTAVGIDIRSGSGLDKLADILPEVKNEGAEILFMEASDESLIRRYKETRRTHPLSGTGRLEVGIQRERERLDFLKKNADYIIDTSRLLTRELRAELYKIFINEEKYNGFVTTILSFGYKYGIPSDADLVFDVRFLPNPFYIPELKEKTGNDKEVYEYVMSSEAARQFLSKLTDMVDFLLPNYIAEGKNQLVIAIGCTGGKHRSVTLANALLEWFGGTNYKARIEHREI, from the coding sequence ATGATATCGTCAAAACTTGTAATCATCACCGGTATGTCGGGGGCAGGTAAAACTACAGCAATCAAGAGTCTTGAAGATGCAGGATATCTTTGTGTGGACAATCTTCCTGTAGACTTTTTGGTGGACTTTGCAAAGCTTACAAAGGCCAAGGGAGAACACATAGGGACCGCAGTAGGGATAGACATAAGAAGTGGCTCAGGTCTTGATAAGCTTGCGGATATCCTGCCTGAGGTAAAGAATGAGGGGGCTGAAATCCTCTTTATGGAAGCCTCTGATGAGAGCCTTATCAGGCGTTACAAGGAAACAAGGCGTACCCACCCTCTTTCGGGCACAGGAAGGCTTGAGGTGGGCATACAAAGAGAGAGGGAAAGGCTTGATTTCCTAAAGAAGAATGCTGACTACATCATAGATACAAGCAGGCTTCTTACAAGGGAGTTAAGAGCCGAGCTCTATAAAATATTTATAAATGAGGAAAAGTATAATGGTTTTGTGACTACTATACTTTCTTTTGGTTATAAATACGGGATACCGTCAGATGCTGATTTGGTATTTGATGTGAGATTCCTGCCCAATCCTTTTTACATACCTGAACTTAAGGAAAAGACGGGTAATGATAAAGAGGTATATGAATATGTCATGTCAAGTGAGGCTGCAAGGCAGTTCCTCTCCAAGCTTACTGATATGGTGGACTTTTTGCTTCCAAACTACATAGCGGAGGGAAAGAACCAGCTTGTCATTGCCATTGGCTGTACGGGAGGCAAGCACAGGTCTGTAACCCTTGCCAATGCTTTACTTGAGTGGTTTGGAGGAACAAATTATAAGGCCAGGATAGAACATAGGGAGATTTGA
- the murB gene encoding UDP-N-acetylmuramate dehydrogenase yields MKSRFVERLQNILCGEAIFLNEDLKAHTSFKIGGPAEVFLEITDISDLLKVTNLCKEEGVGFFVIGNGSNLLVNDEGVEGVIIHLTGKLAGARIEGDVIRAGAGLSLSALAAFTVEEEYTGLEFASGIPGSVGGAVYMNAGAYGGEMKDVVAGVYIIIDGELKYFTNDEMEFSYRHSKVSKLNNAVIVAVDFKLTKGKKEEIQAKIDDLNSRRSEKQPLEYPSAGSTFKRPETGYASQLIEEAGLKGTRVGGAEVSKKHSGFIINVDNATARDVKELIAYVQKVVEEKSGVKLYPEVKML; encoded by the coding sequence ATGAAAAGTAGATTTGTAGAAAGGCTTCAAAACATTTTATGTGGCGAAGCCATATTTTTAAATGAGGACCTGAAAGCCCACACCAGCTTCAAAATCGGCGGGCCTGCGGAAGTTTTTCTTGAAATAACTGACATCAGTGATCTCTTAAAGGTAACCAACCTCTGCAAGGAAGAGGGAGTAGGATTCTTTGTGATAGGAAATGGAAGCAATCTCTTGGTAAATGATGAAGGGGTGGAGGGGGTTATTATCCACCTTACCGGCAAGCTTGCAGGAGCAAGGATAGAAGGAGATGTCATAAGGGCTGGTGCAGGCCTTAGCCTCTCTGCACTTGCGGCCTTTACCGTGGAGGAAGAATATACAGGTCTTGAGTTTGCATCAGGTATACCAGGCTCAGTTGGCGGGGCTGTATATATGAATGCAGGTGCCTATGGCGGCGAAATGAAGGATGTGGTAGCAGGAGTCTATATAATCATAGATGGAGAGCTTAAGTACTTCACCAATGATGAAATGGAATTCTCCTACCGCCACAGTAAGGTATCTAAGCTTAATAATGCAGTCATTGTGGCTGTGGATTTTAAGCTAACCAAGGGCAAGAAAGAAGAGATTCAGGCTAAGATAGACGACTTAAACTCCAGAAGAAGTGAGAAACAGCCCCTGGAATATCCTAGTGCAGGCTCTACTTTTAAGAGACCTGAGACAGGCTATGCTTCACAGCTTATAGAGGAAGCGGGGCTTAAGGGAACCAGAGTAGGAGGAGCAGAGGTCTCAAAGAAACATAGCGGGTTTATTATCAATGTTGATAATGCCACGGCTAGGGATGTAAAAGAGTTAATAGCTTATGTACAGAAGGTAGTAGAAGAAAAAAGCGGTGTGAAGCTCTATCCGGAGGTAAAAATGCTATGA
- a CDS encoding ROK family glucokinase, giving the protein MGKFCFGVDIGGTSVKLGMFTMKGDLINKWEIPTLPESVLSDVARSIEDRFSDEYTKEDCEGIGIDVPGPVTEDGFVSQCVNMHWGRTDVKGEIEKLTGLRAMVANDANAAALGEKWQGGGKGHESLTMVTLGTGVGGGVIIGGKIIAGSNGAAGEIGHICVNPNEEASCNCGKKGCLEQYASATGIVRLAKMEMIEGKSSTILADIDGFSAKDVLDAAKKGDAIGVDVLDKLGWYLAFACAGIAQIVDPEVFVIGGGVSKAGDIIIKAITKYYNGFAMDAVKNKEFRLATLGNDAGIYGCAAMIAGKKIGYEK; this is encoded by the coding sequence ATGGGTAAATTTTGTTTTGGAGTAGACATTGGCGGTACCTCAGTTAAACTTGGTATGTTTACCATGAAGGGGGATCTAATCAACAAATGGGAAATACCTACCCTGCCTGAGAGCGTGCTTTCAGACGTGGCAAGATCGATAGAAGACCGCTTTAGCGATGAATATACAAAAGAGGACTGTGAGGGTATAGGTATAGATGTGCCCGGACCTGTAACAGAGGATGGCTTCGTTTCACAGTGTGTGAATATGCATTGGGGCAGAACTGATGTAAAGGGAGAGATTGAAAAGCTTACAGGGCTTAGGGCTATGGTAGCTAACGATGCCAATGCTGCAGCTCTTGGGGAGAAGTGGCAGGGAGGCGGTAAGGGACACGAAAGCCTTACCATGGTCACCCTTGGAACAGGAGTAGGCGGTGGTGTTATTATAGGTGGCAAGATAATTGCAGGCTCCAATGGGGCAGCAGGAGAGATAGGCCATATCTGCGTGAATCCAAATGAGGAAGCGTCCTGTAACTGTGGTAAGAAGGGCTGTCTTGAGCAGTATGCATCAGCAACAGGAATAGTCCGCCTTGCCAAGATGGAGATGATAGAAGGCAAGAGCTCTACCATCTTAGCCGATATAGACGGTTTCTCAGCCAAGGACGTACTAGATGCAGCCAAAAAGGGAGATGCCATAGGAGTTGACGTACTTGACAAGCTTGGCTGGTATCTTGCATTTGCCTGTGCAGGCATCGCGCAGATAGTAGACCCTGAAGTATTTGTAATCGGTGGAGGAGTATCCAAGGCCGGTGACATCATCATCAAGGCCATTACAAAGTACTATAATGGATTTGCTATGGATGCTGTTAAAAATAAAGAATTCAGACTTGCAACTCTTGGAAATGACGCAGGCATATACGGCTGTGCAGCTATGATAGCGGGAAAGAAGATTGGATATGAAAAGTAG